The genomic interval CTGAATCTGGGAGCTAATGTGTATTATATTTTTAATAATAAAAAATTCTCTTACCGGGCTGCCTTTGCTCAAACTGAGCAGCAAACTAAAAGTGCCGGTTCTTTTGTGCTGATGGGTGCTGCTTCTCACCTGAGATTCAGAGGTGCAAATTCATTTATTCCCTCTTCTCAGTTAGTAGCTTTCGGCGAAAATACTAATTTCAGGCAGGGGAATTTCTATAGCCTGGCGATTTTACCGGGATATGCCCATACCTTTATTGTGGAAGAATTTTATTTGTCTTTATCGTTTCATATGGGCGTGGGCATACAGCATAAACATTACCTGATCAATGAACGGGTGTACGATGATCTGAATATCTCCCGCAAAAACAACATGCGTATTGCTGGTGGCTATTATGGAAAAAAATTCCTGGGTGGACTTTCTGTTATTATTGATAATACCCCTATTCAGATGCAGAATGTAGTGCTTTCGGCCTCCACATATAATGTGAAAATATTTGTAGGGTACCGTTTTCATTCCAAAAAGCTGGATACCCAGATGGAAAGGGTAAATAAGAAGGTAAAAGGGTACAAAAAAAGGTATTTGAAAAGATAAGTATTCACGCATATAAGCGTTTTAAAAGGTGCTAAGCACAATGCAATAAATCTTTAATATACTTATTCCTTATGCTGGTCTGAATCGTTTTAGCTCATGCCTTCCAGTAATTCTTCCCGGCTGGGGCGGTTTATTGATAAATTGTAAGCAATTCCTTCTACATCCAGAAAATCCATCACCTGCTGATAGCGGGATGATTCTACCTCAAAAATGTAATAGTTTTCGTAGGGTTCATTAAATAGTTCCACTTCCGTCAGTTCGGATAACTGTTGTAAACGCTGATAAGGCTTGTTGCCGATACCGGATTGTTTGATTGTAAAATACCACATGGCTTTTAATTTGATTTGCAGAATTATTTTCTGTAAATTTTATTTTTTAAAGTTTATAAATTTGGTAAACCTGGTAAATTCGCTAAATTTATTTAATTAAGCAAGAAAAACATGCGAAAATTTACTCTTTTTTAACATTCTTAAGTTTTATTCAATTTTTTGAAAATTTATTCGGCTTTTATTCTTTTTTTACTCTGAATTACTTCATAAATTTTAACTTCGTTTAACCTTAAATTATCAATTATGAAGATTATTAGATTACTTTCTACACTTTCCCTCGCAACGATGGTAAGTTTGTTTTCCTGTCAGAAAGAAGAGGAACAAGTAGCCACCAGTGATTCTGTTTCAGAGGAAACCCTAAGCAAAATTCACAAGATAGGTTTCAGCACCCAGAACGTACAACGCATTGATGAAGGTTACCTGATTGAAGGTGATATTGTCTTAACAGAAGCCGACCTGAACACCACACCTGATATTACCTTACTACGTGCCGGTACAGAAGAGCAATACCGTACCACTAATCTGGTAAAAAGCCTTCCCCGTAATATTACAGTAAGTATAAGCAGTAAGTTACCTTCTTCCTATGTAAAAGCTTTAGATGAAGCATTGGCAAGATATAATGCACAAAACTTAACTATAACATTTACGCAAGTTTCCAGTGGAGCAAATATCAGTATCGTAAGTGCTGGTGGTAATTTCCTGG from Rhodocytophaga rosea carries:
- a CDS encoding DUF4421 family protein; translation: MKYLVVTLLFVCVTAAVTAQTVGDVVTKSDTSRNAYIKDFPQHYMFRMFFANRNFSFNLRSRVGERRTIHYAPNGQNFIGFGFFYKKAGLELGIKLPVSNKLNERYGNTKYIDLQTNYYGDKIGADLAFQRYRGFYVKNPFEADSAWIPGNNYPQRRDITTLNLGANVYYIFNNKKFSYRAAFAQTEQQTKSAGSFVLMGAASHLRFRGANSFIPSSQLVAFGENTNFRQGNFYSLAILPGYAHTFIVEEFYLSLSFHMGVGIQHKHYLINERVYDDLNISRKNNMRIAGGYYGKKFLGGLSVIIDNTPIQMQNVVLSASTYNVKIFVGYRFHSKKLDTQMERVNKKVKGYKKRYLKR
- a CDS encoding M57 family metalloprotease; its protein translation is MKIIRLLSTLSLATMVSLFSCQKEEEQVATSDSVSEETLSKIHKIGFSTQNVQRIDEGYLIEGDIVLTEADLNTTPDITLLRAGTEEQYRTTNLVKSLPRNITVSISSKLPSSYVKALDEALARYNAQNLTITFTQVSSGANISIVSAGGNFLASAGFPTSGGAPYGQIKVNSRAIGNQPQSTVATILAHELGHCIGFRHTDYMNRSYSCGGQAVNEGASSVGAIQIPGTPSGPDAGSWMLSCIGSGQNRPFNNNDRTALNYLY